A DNA window from Paenibacillus sp. HWE-109 contains the following coding sequences:
- a CDS encoding SGNH/GDSL hydrolase family protein, with amino-acid sequence MFYPFHEPKVELYHVAEWVEDEIKGHRLCRMPEKLRLTLNEIAQRNAQSAAGSEIRFRMSGERAAIGLWWEPHEGRPVTLTLAVLVIAGLQAETYSLHPGYNRIVIQRYELLPEVAMILPQNTDKELYRLVLPYLGKVYLSTIEGEIEPPNSMTAPVKGYLAYGSSITHGSSALSPTGTYAFRLAQLLGSELLNFGLAGGAKLEPQMADFMIEQEGWEFATVELGINVVYDWTAETFREAVDIFLNRLAAGLGNRKLFVMDMFWFAMDASGDPKSELFRAIVQQAVLNLNHSGIIGIPSRDLVDPENQTVDLVHPSQAGMEQIAQRLYSAISVHLASR; translated from the coding sequence ATGTTTTATCCATTTCATGAACCAAAGGTTGAGCTTTATCATGTAGCCGAATGGGTGGAAGACGAAATCAAAGGGCATCGATTATGCCGAATGCCGGAAAAACTGCGGTTGACGCTGAATGAAATTGCTCAGCGAAACGCCCAGAGCGCTGCAGGATCAGAAATCCGATTCCGCATGTCCGGCGAACGGGCAGCAATCGGATTGTGGTGGGAGCCGCATGAAGGCAGACCGGTGACCTTAACGTTGGCAGTGCTTGTCATAGCGGGCTTGCAGGCTGAGACTTATTCTTTGCATCCGGGATATAACAGAATTGTCATCCAAAGATATGAGCTGCTGCCGGAGGTAGCAATGATCCTGCCGCAAAATACCGATAAGGAACTGTATCGACTCGTGCTTCCCTATTTAGGGAAGGTATATTTATCTACTATTGAAGGGGAAATAGAGCCGCCCAACAGCATGACGGCCCCTGTTAAAGGTTATCTAGCCTATGGCTCCTCGATTACTCACGGAAGTTCAGCTTTGTCCCCTACAGGAACGTATGCCTTCCGTCTGGCGCAGCTGCTTGGTTCTGAACTGCTTAATTTCGGGCTTGCAGGCGGGGCTAAGCTTGAGCCGCAGATGGCTGATTTTATGATAGAGCAGGAAGGATGGGAGTTCGCTACTGTAGAGCTCGGAATCAATGTGGTGTATGACTGGACTGCGGAAACGTTTCGTGAAGCTGTTGACATCTTTCTGAATAGATTAGCTGCTGGACTTGGCAACCGCAAACTGTTTGTCATGGATATGTTCTGGTTTGCCATGGATGCATCAGGGGACCCCAAGTCCGAGCTATTTCGTGCAATTGTTCAACAGGCCGTCCTCAACCTTAATCATTCGGGTATTATTGGCATTCCTAGCCGGGATCTAGTAGACCCGGAAAATCAGACCGTCGACTTGGTGCATCCATCCCAGGCTGGTATGGAGCAAATTGCTCAGCGGTTGTACTCGGCGATCTCTGTTCATTTGGCAAGTAGATGA
- a CDS encoding cell wall hydrolase, translating to MAVVKARKQDIDMLARLLRAEAETEGEKGMLLVGNVGINRIRANCSDFKGIRTIPQMINQPHAFEALQHGMYYQNARERERRLAQRTVNGERDWPGKFSLWYFRPGTFDNPGPCPATWYNQPLAGRWKKHCFYEPSAKECENVYNTF from the coding sequence ATGGCAGTCGTAAAAGCCAGAAAACAGGATATTGATATGTTGGCAAGGTTGCTTCGAGCAGAAGCTGAGACCGAAGGTGAAAAGGGTATGCTCCTTGTTGGAAATGTTGGCATTAACCGAATAAGAGCAAATTGCTCCGATTTCAAAGGAATCCGGACAATTCCCCAAATGATCAACCAGCCGCATGCGTTCGAAGCATTGCAACATGGTATGTACTATCAAAACGCAAGAGAGAGGGAACGCCGTCTGGCCCAACGGACTGTAAATGGGGAGCGGGATTGGCCAGGCAAATTCTCCCTATGGTATTTCCGTCCAGGAACGTTCGATAATCCCGGACCATGTCCGGCAACTTGGTACAATCAGCCGCTTGCAGGACGATGGAAGAAGCACTGTTTTTATGAACCGAGCGCGAAAGAGTGTGAAAATGTATATAATACTTTTTAA
- a CDS encoding carbohydrate ABC transporter permease, translating to MGTLLKPKLLLTYVMLLIGIVMIIPFLFMISFSLKTPLEMTQHPASLLISHPFTGNFETIFKHKTYFIWYFNSVKVVLGVLVLRGLLVTMAAYAFARLEFRFKNVIFMILIAKMMIPSDTTIVARFLLYKYLHLNNTHWAIILPAAFDVFFLFLLRQFFIGIPKEISEAAIVDGCSHYKVYYRIILPLAKPALVTMVLFTFLWTWNDFASPFVFITDMKKQLLTVGLSYFQTEAGADYALQMAGAAVAVLPTIVLFIFAQKYFVQGVAMSGVKG from the coding sequence ATGGGTACATTATTAAAACCGAAATTATTGCTTACCTACGTGATGCTTCTCATCGGCATTGTGATGATCATTCCGTTTCTGTTCATGATTTCATTTTCGTTGAAAACTCCGCTAGAGATGACACAGCATCCGGCTTCTCTTCTGATCAGCCATCCGTTTACGGGCAATTTCGAAACTATCTTCAAACATAAAACTTACTTCATCTGGTATTTCAATTCGGTTAAAGTCGTACTGGGCGTTCTTGTGTTAAGGGGACTGCTCGTGACTATGGCGGCTTATGCTTTTGCAAGACTGGAATTCCGATTTAAAAATGTCATTTTCATGATCTTGATCGCCAAGATGATGATTCCCTCCGATACGACAATTGTAGCGAGGTTCTTGTTGTATAAGTACCTTCATTTGAATAATACGCATTGGGCGATTATTTTACCTGCGGCTTTTGATGTCTTCTTCCTGTTCTTGCTAAGACAATTTTTCATTGGCATTCCCAAAGAAATATCCGAAGCGGCCATTGTCGATGGTTGTTCGCATTATAAAGTGTATTATCGGATCATTTTACCGCTGGCCAAACCGGCGCTTGTCACGATGGTATTGTTTACTTTTTTATGGACATGGAACGATTTCGCATCGCCTTTTGTATTCATAACGGACATGAAGAAGCAACTGCTAACGGTAGGCTTATCCTATTTCCAAACCGAAGCGGGCGCTGACTATGCGCTGCAAATGGCCGGAGCTGCTGTAGCTGTGCTGCCTACGATTGTGCTGTTTATTTTTGCCCAAAAATATTTTGTCCAAGGTGTTGCGATGTCTGGGGTCAAAGGTTGA
- a CDS encoding carbohydrate ABC transporter permease produces the protein MLRITNEEKVAFWFVTPFVAGFALFYLLPTLYAFVISVLDYNSFKSLSDLHFTGLANYINVLKDPIALSSFGRSFLFMVCYVPGVIIAALLLSMLFNASFHLRTLARTLIMLPYVTNVVAIAIVFSILLNPYDGVVNKLLVAAGIAHPPLWLGGIHTSLPTIAGVEVWHSLAFPTIVYLAALQGVPKDLYESAELDGAGRFRKFMSVTLPLISPTTFFLVITNIIGSFQNYAIFRNLTNGGPGTSSRVISLNIYEEAFAYNKYSFASAQAILLFAIILVITIIQWRGQKKWVHY, from the coding sequence ATGCTGCGGATTACGAACGAAGAAAAGGTGGCTTTCTGGTTTGTCACGCCTTTCGTGGCAGGATTTGCGCTTTTTTATTTACTGCCTACCCTTTACGCATTTGTCATCAGCGTATTGGATTACAACAGCTTTAAAAGCTTATCGGACTTACACTTTACCGGACTTGCTAACTATATCAATGTCTTGAAGGATCCCATTGCCTTAAGTTCATTCGGAAGAAGCTTTCTGTTTATGGTTTGTTACGTGCCAGGCGTTATTATTGCAGCGTTGCTGCTCTCTATGCTGTTTAATGCGAGTTTTCATTTGAGAACATTAGCACGAACGTTGATTATGCTGCCCTATGTAACGAACGTTGTGGCGATCGCGATTGTGTTTTCTATTTTGCTTAATCCGTATGATGGCGTTGTGAACAAACTGCTTGTAGCTGCAGGGATTGCACATCCGCCGCTTTGGTTGGGGGGCATTCACACCTCGCTGCCAACGATTGCCGGCGTTGAAGTTTGGCATTCTCTGGCTTTCCCAACCATTGTATACTTAGCGGCTCTACAAGGAGTGCCAAAAGATTTGTACGAATCAGCGGAACTCGATGGGGCAGGACGGTTTAGGAAGTTTATGAGCGTTACGCTGCCATTAATTTCACCGACGACCTTCTTCCTGGTTATTACCAATATTATCGGATCATTTCAAAACTATGCGATTTTCCGTAACTTGACGAATGGCGGTCCAGGTACTTCATCGCGTGTTATTTCATTAAATATTTACGAAGAAGCCTTTGCTTACAACAAATATAGCTTTGCCTCCGCTCAAGCAATTCTGTTGTTTGCCATCATTTTAGTCATTACGATCATTCAATGGAGGGGGCAAAAAAAATGGGTACATTATTAA
- a CDS encoding helix-turn-helix domain-containing protein, with protein sequence MRLQLRKYNRSVIVTWIFSYLSVLLVPIVISLILYSATHSLVEKEINRANELLLTQIELSIDSKLKGLEQLSLEVALNKNIVSFTNVEKPLSDDHYFQLFNIAENLRTYQNANDYIEQIYVMYGNSDTVISTFNHIDSRGLHAIMRQRDETTYEEWTQLFAGKYVNKYSPMVYWNEGKPTSTVMLARSLIFNNPIQPHPILIFLINVNKLLESLPQYNDSRVLILDKDNHFIASSKDKEKLQDQLPYERLLGKKGLVYVEMNQDKAALSYLTSELTGWKYVSVLPANIFNEKMEYLKNITRLSIALGLLIGIIVTIIFLRKNYMPIRVLLQNMTQKSGFRFDGRSNEYSFLQNALHHTFVEKDAISDRLKLHNNTIRAHFLTRLLKGQLDRKFPLEESFITHNVQFHSDRFAVLLFSVDAYGKLQHDEGGDSCGQNTQMIHFILSNVIEELAGKNATVYSTEVNELIACIINLKPLLSEEEEVKELNRMASQTQAFMKEQIHAEMTIAVSGVHSDVYGISQSYHEALEALEYRIVLGSGQLIQYKEKSRESAQSQRNYYYPLSVEQQLIYYVKTGNLPKAQLLLGEIYEANFKVHPVSVALAKCLLFNLASTMLKTLDEVSTISRRNFEAHVKDVECLLNCETIQEMMTHMNRVLMQVCEWIQTEKKNHRAYLINDIRAYIEMHFRDVNLNISMIGESFSLTPSYVSKIFKEHTGETLLDLINQTRLTAAKALLSEQKLTVNEIAGRVGYADVSTFLRIFKRFEGMTPGKYQKI encoded by the coding sequence ATGCGGCTGCAGCTCCGAAAATATAATAGGAGTGTAATTGTAACATGGATATTCTCTTACTTATCTGTATTGTTAGTCCCTATTGTGATTAGTTTAATTCTTTACTCTGCTACGCACAGTTTGGTGGAGAAAGAAATTAATCGGGCCAATGAGCTGCTTCTCACTCAAATCGAATTATCCATTGACAGTAAGTTAAAAGGCTTGGAACAATTAAGTTTGGAAGTGGCTTTGAACAAAAATATAGTTTCTTTCACAAATGTAGAAAAGCCGCTATCCGATGATCATTATTTTCAACTGTTCAATATCGCTGAGAATTTACGAACGTATCAGAATGCCAATGATTATATTGAGCAAATCTATGTGATGTACGGGAATAGCGATACCGTCATATCCACGTTTAACCACATCGATTCCCGCGGTCTTCATGCCATAATGAGGCAGCGCGATGAGACTACCTATGAGGAATGGACTCAGTTATTTGCTGGTAAATATGTCAACAAGTATTCCCCCATGGTGTATTGGAACGAAGGAAAGCCCACGTCTACGGTGATGCTTGCCCGCTCGCTCATCTTCAATAATCCGATTCAGCCCCATCCTATTCTCATTTTCCTGATTAACGTGAATAAACTGCTGGAAAGTCTTCCGCAATATAATGATTCAAGAGTTTTGATTCTGGATAAAGATAATCACTTCATTGCATCGTCCAAAGATAAAGAGAAGCTTCAAGATCAGCTGCCTTATGAGCGTTTGCTTGGGAAAAAGGGTTTGGTTTATGTAGAAATGAATCAAGACAAAGCGGCTTTGTCTTACTTGACATCTGAGCTAACGGGTTGGAAATATGTATCGGTTTTGCCGGCAAACATTTTTAATGAAAAAATGGAATACTTGAAGAATATAACCAGATTGAGTATTGCTTTAGGTTTGTTGATTGGCATTATTGTTACTATTATTTTTTTGCGAAAAAATTATATGCCGATTCGGGTGCTGCTGCAGAACATGACGCAAAAATCAGGGTTTCGTTTTGATGGCAGATCCAATGAATATTCATTTCTACAGAACGCGCTTCATCATACATTTGTTGAAAAAGATGCCATCAGTGACCGATTGAAACTACATAATAATACGATTAGAGCTCATTTCTTGACACGTTTATTGAAGGGACAATTGGATCGGAAATTTCCGCTTGAGGAATCTTTCATCACCCACAACGTTCAATTCCATTCCGATCGGTTCGCAGTGCTGCTTTTCAGTGTGGATGCTTATGGCAAGCTGCAACATGATGAAGGGGGCGACTCTTGCGGGCAGAACACGCAGATGATTCACTTCATTTTAAGCAATGTGATTGAGGAGTTAGCTGGCAAGAACGCAACGGTTTATTCAACGGAAGTGAACGAACTGATAGCGTGTATCATTAATTTGAAGCCACTTCTAAGTGAAGAAGAGGAAGTTAAGGAATTAAATCGAATGGCCTCCCAAACGCAAGCCTTCATGAAGGAACAAATTCATGCCGAAATGACGATTGCTGTGAGCGGAGTTCACAGTGATGTTTATGGAATTTCACAATCGTATCATGAAGCGCTGGAAGCGCTGGAGTATCGAATCGTACTTGGGAGCGGACAACTGATTCAGTACAAGGAGAAAAGTAGGGAGTCTGCGCAATCTCAGCGGAATTATTATTATCCTTTAAGTGTTGAACAACAGCTTATTTACTATGTGAAGACGGGCAACTTGCCCAAAGCACAGTTGTTGTTAGGAGAGATTTATGAGGCGAATTTCAAGGTCCATCCTGTTTCGGTTGCACTTGCCAAATGCCTTTTGTTTAATCTGGCAAGTACTATGCTTAAGACGTTGGATGAGGTGAGTACGATCAGCAGGCGGAATTTTGAGGCACATGTCAAAGACGTGGAATGTTTATTGAACTGTGAAACGATTCAGGAAATGATGACGCATATGAATCGGGTACTTATGCAGGTTTGTGAATGGATTCAAACCGAAAAGAAAAATCATCGCGCGTATTTGATTAATGATATACGAGCCTATATTGAGATGCATTTTCGAGATGTGAATTTAAATATTTCGATGATCGGAGAATCCTTTTCCTTAACGCCATCCTACGTGTCCAAAATATTCAAGGAACATACAGGTGAAACTCTGCTCGATCTCATCAACCAAACGCGATTGACAGCGGCCAAGGCACTTCTTTCCGAGCAAAAACTAACCGTAAATGAAATTGCCGGACGTGTGGGCTATGCCGATGTAAGCACGTTTTTGCGAATATTCAAACGATTTGAAGGGATGACTCCTGGTAAGTATCAAAAGAT
- a CDS encoding PaaX family transcriptional regulator C-terminal domain-containing protein, with product MKKEKYIHAEERSQYSILDKGEQFVSFVNRKPRQYDVDWNHKWYFVHFEVPESERQRRDQFRLQLLQLGFGQLYKGVYVSPWDYRKQLLSLIQAASMDEYVTISEASILFRDITPERAADIWPLADIHRLHQEKWQWYQDEFVPALNKEIRGGMDPLELFVLYLHVGEVISEISLRDPMLPVSLLPNDWMGHRVITELYRSFQSFATLIPSSSNYYQFLV from the coding sequence ATGAAGAAAGAAAAGTATATTCATGCGGAAGAGCGTTCCCAGTATTCCATACTGGATAAAGGGGAGCAGTTTGTATCCTTCGTGAACCGGAAACCGCGGCAATACGATGTGGACTGGAACCACAAATGGTATTTCGTGCACTTCGAGGTACCGGAATCGGAGAGGCAAAGAAGGGATCAATTCCGTTTGCAGCTGCTGCAGCTTGGTTTCGGTCAACTATATAAAGGCGTATATGTCTCTCCTTGGGATTATAGAAAGCAGCTTTTGTCATTAATTCAAGCGGCCTCCATGGATGAATATGTCACTATCTCAGAAGCGTCGATTTTGTTTCGGGATATTACTCCCGAGCGGGCAGCCGACATTTGGCCTTTAGCTGACATCCATCGCCTGCATCAGGAGAAGTGGCAGTGGTATCAAGACGAGTTCGTGCCGGCTTTGAATAAGGAAATCAGAGGCGGGATGGATCCTTTAGAGCTGTTCGTCCTTTATTTGCATGTCGGAGAGGTTATCAGCGAAATTAGCCTGAGGGATCCTATGCTGCCGGTGTCGCTGCTTCCAAACGATTGGATGGGGCACCGCGTCATCACTGAGTTGTATCGTTCGTTTCAGTCGTTCGCCACACTCATCCCTAGTTCTTCTAATTATTATCAATTTCTCGTGTAA
- a CDS encoding metal-dependent hydrolase, with translation MNLIFHGHSCIQISDGEHSIVIDPFLTGNPVAKAKAEDIQVQYILLTHGHTDHTADAEAIARANDATIIATFELATYYSWKGLKTIGMNIGGTVDLGFAKAKLVHAFHSSSIISDDSQSIVYAGMPGGFVIDWNGVTLYHAGDTSLFGDMKMIGELHDIDYAVLPIGDFYTMGPKDALLAAKWLQAKNVIPVHHSTFPGIVQDTVAFTAQLKDQGIDGFALQPGEQLTLVK, from the coding sequence ATGAACCTTATTTTTCACGGACACTCTTGCATTCAAATCTCGGATGGGGAGCACTCAATCGTCATCGATCCGTTCTTGACCGGCAATCCCGTTGCCAAAGCGAAAGCCGAGGACATTCAAGTGCAATACATCTTGCTTACACACGGACACACGGATCACACCGCTGATGCGGAAGCTATCGCCAGAGCTAACGATGCCACCATTATAGCCACTTTTGAGCTAGCTACCTATTACTCTTGGAAGGGCCTCAAAACGATCGGAATGAACATCGGAGGAACTGTGGACTTAGGATTTGCCAAGGCAAAGCTTGTTCATGCATTCCACAGCTCTTCCATCATATCGGACGATTCCCAAAGCATCGTCTATGCAGGCATGCCGGGCGGATTTGTCATAGATTGGAACGGAGTTACGCTTTATCATGCCGGCGACACCTCCTTGTTCGGAGATATGAAAATGATCGGTGAACTCCACGATATTGATTACGCGGTACTGCCAATCGGGGATTTTTACACAATGGGACCTAAGGATGCTCTGCTTGCAGCAAAATGGCTGCAAGCAAAGAACGTGATCCCGGTTCATCACAGCACATTCCCGGGCATCGTGCAAGATACTGTCGCCTTCACCGCGCAGCTGAAGGATCAAGGAATTGATGGCTTCGCTCTCCAGCCAGGAGAACAACTTACACTTGTAAAATAA